Proteins encoded by one window of Mercenaria mercenaria strain notata chromosome 4, MADL_Memer_1, whole genome shotgun sequence:
- the LOC123552880 gene encoding uncharacterized protein LOC123552880, which yields MSVVQRHYLAVADDNNKTVKIIDTRTGRVTSEISLDCDSVWSVTNVKGDQIVVSLTSFEPDFQHNLLTLTVSASGAISKGHVITTRRLTYDVVAIAQHLYVLHNNDIKVLDMHGNILKTIICDYTSFPSIAVSPDKKTIYLTDYDNSSVQGMTLEDKVTATYKGKDLKRPRGITVDNEGFVYVRSDGGIYQLTKNCTMIQVLTRMAPP from the coding sequence ATGTCAGTGGTACAGAGACATTACCTTGCTGTTGCAGACGATAACAATAAAACAGTGAAGATAATTGATACTAGAACTGGCAGAGTTACATCTGAAATAAGTTTGGACTGTGATTCTGTTTGGAGTGTCACAAATGTCAAGGGCGATCAAATTGTAGTTTCACTGACATCATTTGAACCTGATTTTCAGCATAATCTTCTCACTCTCACTGTATCAGCATCCGGTGCGATAAGTAAAGGTCACGTGATAACAACTAGAAGACTAACTTACGATGTTGTTGCAATTGCACAACACCTCTATGTGTTACATAACAATGATATCAAAGTGCTGGATATGCATGGAAATATTCTGAAAACAATAATATGTGACTACACTTCCTTTCCTTCTATAGCTGTAAGTCCTGACAAGAAAACCATTTACTTAACAGACTATGACAATAGCAGTGTACAAGGTATGACCTTGGAAGACAAGGTCACAGCAACCTACAAAGGCAAGGATCTTAAACGTCCCAGGGGTATAACAGTAGACAATGAAGGATTTGTTTATGTAAGAAGTGATGGAGGCATTTATCAGTTGACAAAGAACTGTACCATGATTCAAGTTCTCACACGTATGGCACCGCCATAA
- the LOC123551712 gene encoding uncharacterized protein LOC123551712 isoform X1: MEGSRYNWMLLLFLMFLQTCSAANDNTVQGYLGCFEDSSDRLLNKSLESSNSNTGEKCKQRCEREGFRYAGTEYRIECYCGNSFSHKTEVSGCNMTCPGNSMEYCGGDWRISLYDNWMSATSSMRTTQHTTSTRSTNKVTTATHHLTTTTSANKVSTTTTTTTTTTTSTTLTTSMQVTTAALITETESIYRHGISAQESGSGDSSQGTVYISVSAVAILTLIAIVTIACWCKRRRSHRGDKISVSCQDVQADDTAETQMYENQQTSRHVERFEPGKQADLNITDYINENQTIAQRPDHNRQISAKLLNNIVEDNIYENQIASDPIPELGKKQPENNYEVLQSEGKLCDEYLTIDNVNQIQY; encoded by the exons ATGGAGGGCAGTAGATATAACTggatgttacttttgtttttgatgtttttacAAACTTGTTCAGCTGCAAACG ATAACACTGTGCAAGGGTATCTTGGATGTTTCGAGGACTCAAGTGACAGACTGCTGAACAAAAGTCTAGAAAGTTCCAATTCGAATACCGGTGAAAAGTGCAAACAACGATGTGAGAGAGAAGGTTTTAGATATGCGGGAACTGAG TATAGGATCGAGTGTTATTGTGGCAATTCATTCAGTCACAAGACGGAGGTATCTGGATGCAACATGACGTGTCCTGGTAACAGTATGGAATATTGTGGTGGAGATTGGCGTATATCTCTCTACGACAATTGGA TGTCTGCTACGAGTTCTATGAGAACGACACAGCATACGACTTCGACAAGATCAACAAACAAGGTGACAACAGCAACACACCATTTGACTACGACAACATCAGCAAATAAGGTAtctacgacaacaacaacaacaacaacaacaacaacatcaacaacactGACCACTTCGATGCAAGTAACGACAGCAGCACTAATAACGGAAACAGAATCGATCTATAGACATGGAATATCTGCACAAGAAAGTG GAAGTGGAGACAGTTCTCAAGGCACAGTCTATATTTCCGTTTCGGCTGTTGCTATCTTAACACTTATCGCTATCGTCACTATAGCTTGCTGGTGTAAAAG GAGGAGAAGTCACCGTGGAGATAAAATATCAGTGAGTTGTCAGGATGTGCAAGCAGACGATACTGCAGAAACACAAATGTATGAAAACCAGCAAACTTCAAGACATGTTGAAAGGTTTGAACCAGGAAAACAGGCGGACTTAAATATCACTGATTACATTAATGAAAATCAGACAATTGCACAACGACCAGATCACAACAGACAAATATCAGCAAAATTGTTAAACAATATTGTAGAAGACAATATATATGAGAATCAAATAGCTTCTGATCCAATCCCAGAACTTGGTAAAAAGCAGCCTGAAAATAATTATGAAGTATTACAAAGTGAAGGGAAACTGTGCGACGAGTATCTCACTATTGATAATGTAAATCAAATTCAGtattaa
- the LOC123551712 gene encoding uncharacterized protein LOC123551712 isoform X2: MEGSRYNWMLLLFLMFLQTCSAANDNTVQGYLGCFEDSSDRLLNKSLESSNSNTGEKCKQRCEREGFRYAGTEYRIECYCGNSFSHKTEVSGCNMTCPGNSMEYCGGDWRISLYDNWMSATSSMRTTQHTTSTRSTNKVTTATHHLTTTTSANKVSTTTTTTTTTTTSTTLTTSMQVTTAALITETESIYRHGISAQERSGDSSQGTVYISVSAVAILTLIAIVTIACWCKRRRSHRGDKISVSCQDVQADDTAETQMYENQQTSRHVERFEPGKQADLNITDYINENQTIAQRPDHNRQISAKLLNNIVEDNIYENQIASDPIPELGKKQPENNYEVLQSEGKLCDEYLTIDNVNQIQY, from the exons ATGGAGGGCAGTAGATATAACTggatgttacttttgtttttgatgtttttacAAACTTGTTCAGCTGCAAACG ATAACACTGTGCAAGGGTATCTTGGATGTTTCGAGGACTCAAGTGACAGACTGCTGAACAAAAGTCTAGAAAGTTCCAATTCGAATACCGGTGAAAAGTGCAAACAACGATGTGAGAGAGAAGGTTTTAGATATGCGGGAACTGAG TATAGGATCGAGTGTTATTGTGGCAATTCATTCAGTCACAAGACGGAGGTATCTGGATGCAACATGACGTGTCCTGGTAACAGTATGGAATATTGTGGTGGAGATTGGCGTATATCTCTCTACGACAATTGGA TGTCTGCTACGAGTTCTATGAGAACGACACAGCATACGACTTCGACAAGATCAACAAACAAGGTGACAACAGCAACACACCATTTGACTACGACAACATCAGCAAATAAGGTAtctacgacaacaacaacaacaacaacaacaacaacatcaacaacactGACCACTTCGATGCAAGTAACGACAGCAGCACTAATAACGGAAACAGAATCGATCTATAGACATGGAATATCTGCACAAGAAA GAAGTGGAGACAGTTCTCAAGGCACAGTCTATATTTCCGTTTCGGCTGTTGCTATCTTAACACTTATCGCTATCGTCACTATAGCTTGCTGGTGTAAAAG GAGGAGAAGTCACCGTGGAGATAAAATATCAGTGAGTTGTCAGGATGTGCAAGCAGACGATACTGCAGAAACACAAATGTATGAAAACCAGCAAACTTCAAGACATGTTGAAAGGTTTGAACCAGGAAAACAGGCGGACTTAAATATCACTGATTACATTAATGAAAATCAGACAATTGCACAACGACCAGATCACAACAGACAAATATCAGCAAAATTGTTAAACAATATTGTAGAAGACAATATATATGAGAATCAAATAGCTTCTGATCCAATCCCAGAACTTGGTAAAAAGCAGCCTGAAAATAATTATGAAGTATTACAAAGTGAAGGGAAACTGTGCGACGAGTATCTCACTATTGATAATGTAAATCAAATTCAGtattaa